In the genome of Candidatus Edwardsbacteria bacterium, the window AGTGGGGATAGGTTATTCCATCCACGCCGGGCAGGTGACGGTGGCCGACGGGACCAAGGAGATGGCCAAGAGGATCGAGCGGGTGTTGACCAACGACCCGGGGATGGGCATCCTGCGGCATGTGGACGCGGGGTATGATATTGCCAAGCAGGTGGCGAAGAAGAAGAAGGTCAAGATCCCGATGATGTAGACCGTTCTTTGACCTCACCCCAACCCTCTCCTAAAGCATTAGGAGAGGGAGAAAGGGAGAGGTCAAACGCATTTGGAGAGGGAAGAGTGAAAGTAATAATATATGAACGTTACTAAAGGCATAGGTGTTAGTACTGGTCGCCGGATAAAGAACGAAAAACTTGAGTTGGCCAAAAAGATGCGGCGGGAGATGACCTTTGCCGAGAAATGCTTCTGGAATGGGGTCAGGAACCGAAAAATGCACGGGTTAAAATTCCGTAGGCAGCAGGTGATAGAGGGATTTATAGCAGATTTTTATTGTAATGAGCTTAGACTGATTGTTGAGGTTGACGGCGGTATTCATGAGACCCAGAAGGATTATGACAAGCTGCGTGATTGGATAATCAGCCGGAATGATATAACTGTTCTTAGATTTTCCAACGAGGAAGTTGTAAACCAGTTTGATATTGTTGCAAAACGAATTGGTGAACTCCGGCCTCCCTCGCCAGATTTATCTGGAGAGGGGTAGGGGTGAGGTCGGAACCACGTGGACGCGGGGTATGACATTGCCAAACAGGTGGCTAAAAAGAAGAAGGTCAAGATTCCGATGATGTAGGCCGCCTATGGTTACGATAACTATAGAAAATCGGAGGGTAAATGTATATTAAAGGTATTGACGTAAGCAACTTCAAATGTTTCCAATTTGTGGATGTTGGGAATCGTAATTTGAGGATTGAAGATTTATCTGGTATAAATATATTT includes:
- a CDS encoding DUF559 domain-containing protein encodes the protein MNVTKGIGVSTGRRIKNEKLELAKKMRREMTFAEKCFWNGVRNRKMHGLKFRRQQVIEGFIADFYCNELRLIVEVDGGIHETQKDYDKLRDWIISRNDITVLRFSNEEVVNQFDIVAKRIGELRPPSPDLSGEG